The following proteins are encoded in a genomic region of Necator americanus strain Aroian chromosome II, whole genome shotgun sequence:
- a CDS encoding hypothetical protein (NECATOR_CHRII.G4312.T1), protein MALEADRTNPKEEAERREHHRKAEVLLPLVMTAMSDISNHFSNGMDFLTSADLILKKTLTTVPAGRPRSSADKARQENLGREADEDDHHIDSILQQLRVELDVKRREEERLQKEIAGVLVECASGNSGGEQSRAFGMAVSRLNNAMLVVEADAKQLAASLRTISRLADNISGKVSALDVAKTRVVECLQLAGDMHDLGVCSEGVDQCINNEEYEQAAQLIHRFLTLDRAVFQLSSSVDRDAGQSISHSYEVLTNASSRLKEILVRKLETAVGGEDVATMQRFVKLFPLINEHDCGLVIFGKYLSQQIARIGEENLKVMIAGGLDEKRVDVLYADTLFLFFEGIAALLETNQPLIESAYGPDKLLDFVNMLQIDIDKVVGKVIDEFEKKRQLEKKMKAAQKILLENKSSDKSGERLDALQLDTLLSEICLMNTHTEMYWRFVRRRIKGASKEKTQEEFVITNGDDFGDVDEERKKRLYEEKMRRKEEREKKLYQLLNRSLVGSKMQELLGNYILLEQYYMEESVRKAIDLDVREDGLTSSVVDDVLFLVRKCVRRATSSSSVDCVCAALNNGVALLETTFYHYLLTAVQAGYPSTTFAAEALQTAQSAYSVIQHGKSSEPRPDIQREIFLTASNNARSTADLLLELREGLEHEWSKTQRSAVEAGKLDNAVSQLSDVSRKMHHLASLAMESLCRIVFRPKVKASCDGYVDIAHILTDSQLAEFEAVDPFIEQFNANLDKQIAIFETLLHKENFHSLLLAVCSEVERQMECVIMKCSFNRLGGLQLDREFRQLSAYLSGVAGWVARERCARLGQIVALLNVENVEEAVELREATKTSSITRILSASDAMKVLELRIDLPAALVQKLQL, encoded by the exons GAAGCGGACGAAGACGATCATCACATCGACAGTATTTTGCAACAATTACGCGTTGAACTAGACGTAAAGCGAAGGGAAGAAGAAAGGCTGCAGAAAGAAATAGCTGGAGTATTAGTCGAATGTGCTTCAG gAAATTCCGGAGGCGAGCAGAGTCGTGCTTTTGGAATGGCTGTGTCTCGGCTGAACAATGCAATGTTGGTTGTGGAGGCGGATGCCAAGCAGCTTGCTGCAAGCTTAAGAACTATTTCTCGGCTAGCAGATAATATTAGTGGTAAG GTTTCGGCCCTTGATGTAGCCAAAACACGTGTAGTTGAATGCCTTCAGCTAGCGGGTGATATGCACGATTTAG GAGTTTGCAGTGAAGGAGTAGATCAGTGCATTAACAACGAGGAGTATGAACAGGCAGCTCAACTTATCCACCGCTTTCTCACTCTTGATCGGGCTGTTTTTCAGTTGAGCAGTTCAGTTGATAGAG ATGCTGGACAGTCGATTTCGCACAGTTACGAAGTACTAACGAATGCTTCTTCACGACTTAAAGAAATCCTTGTACGAAAGCTCGAAACTGCCGTGGGTGGTGAAGACGTAGCAACTATGCAAAG GTTCGTGAAATTGTTTCCGTTGATAAATGAGCATGACTGCGGCCTTGTAATATTTGGCAAGTACCTGAGTCAGCAGATAGCGAGGATTGGAGAGGAGAACTTAAAG GTTATGATTGCGGGCGGATTGGATGAAAAACGAGTGGATGTACTTTATGCTGAtaccttatttttattcttcgaaG GAATCGCTGCTTTGCTTGAAACAAATCAGCCACTCATCGAAAGTGCATATGGACCGGATAAGCTGCTAGATTTCGTAAATATGCTTCAG ATCGATATCGACAAAGTTGTTGGCAAGGTCATCGAtgagtttgagaaaaaacgacaacttgagaaaaagatgaaagctGCTCAAAAGATTTTGCTGGAGAATAAAAGTTCTGATAAAAGTGGAG AGAGGCTAGATGCACTGCAACTGGACACTTTACTTTCTGAAATTTGTTTGATGAATACCCACACTGAAATGTATTGGAGATTTGTGAGGAGACGTATCAAAGGAGCGTCCAAGGAGAAGACCCAAGAGGAG TTTGTTATAACAAATGGAGATGACTTCGGTGACGTTGACGAAGAGAGGAAGAAACGTCTttacgaggaaaaaatgagacgcaaggaagaaagagagaagaagcTCTATCAGTTGTTGAACAGGAGCTTGGTTGGGTCCAAAATGCAG GAGCTGCTCGGTAACTACATACTTCTAGAGCAGTACTATATGGAGGAATCTGTGAGAAAGGCTATAGATCTGGATGTGAGAGAGGACGGTTTGACTAG TTCGGTTGTGGACGATGTGTTATTCCTTGTCCGTAAATGCGTCAGGCGAGCAACGAGTAGCAGCTCTGTGGACTGTGTTTGTGCAGCACTGAATAATGGTGTAGCTTTACTAGAAACTACTTTCTATCATTATCTTCTTACAGCAGTCCAA GCTGGCTACCCATCCACAACCTTTGCTGCAGAGGCGCTACAGACAGCGCAAAGCGCATACAGTGTCATTCAACATG GTAAATCTTCTGAACCAAGACCGGATATCcagagagaaatatttttaaccGCTAGTAATAATGCTAGAAGTACTGCCGATCTCTTGCTAGAATTGCGTGAAGGACTAGAGCATGAATGGAGCAAAACTCAG CGAAGCGCTGTAGAAGCGGGTAAACTGGATAACGCTGTCAGCCAGTTGTCGGATGTATCTAGGAAAATGCATCATTTGGCGTCCCTTGCTATGGAATCGTTGTGCAGAATTGTTTTTCGGCCGAAGGTTAAGGCGAG CTGTGATGGGTACGTGGATATTGCTCACATATTGACTGATTCACAGCTGGCTGAATTTGAAGCAGTTGATCCGTTTATTGAACAGTTCAATGCTAATCTAGACAAACAAATAGCCATCTTTGAGACTTTACTTCATAAGGAGAACTTTCAC tcattGTTATTGGCCGTATGCAGTGAGGTAGAACGTCAAATGGAATGCGTCATTATGAAGTGCTCGTTCAACAGGCTAGGAGGTCTGCAACTGGATCGCGAATTCCGCCAGCTGAGCGCATACCTCAGTGGTGTTGCTGGCTGGGTTGCGAGGGAAAGATGTGCTCGATTGGGACAG ATTGTGGCACTTTTGAACGtggaaaatgtggaagaaGCGGTTGAACTACGGGAAGCTACGAAAACTTCCTCAATCACTCGAATATTATCCGCATCTGACGCAATGAAGGTGCTCGAACTTAGGATTGATCTGCCTGCAGCTCTCGTTCAAAAACTCCAGTTGTAA
- a CDS encoding hypothetical protein (NECATOR_CHRII.G4311.T1), which produces MSWMAKSNIKGLLMFALQQLLVVSSSRRKNLPQARCNEDVVRNSVLGSFAYIDTGRDEQKYLLHHNLRPMGITHLKPVPPQIREVMPLTSVIF; this is translated from the exons ATGTCGTGGATGGCGAAATCGAACATTAAGGGTCTT CTGATGTTCGCACTGCAGCAGTTGCTCGTTGTTTCATCAAGTAGACGAAAGAACCTTCCACAGGCGCGTTGCAatgaggacgtcgtaagaaacagtgttCTGGGGTCGTTCGCTTAcattgatacagggagagatgaacagaaATACCTTCTTcaccacaatctacgacccatgggcataacccacctgaaacccgtaccaccccagattcgtgaggtgatgcctttaacttcagtgattttttaa